The genomic interval CCGACATCCGATCAGCGGTCCCGTTTTCTGCGCCCACCCGCGGCAGGGAAAATTCCACGGGTGATGCATCTGCAGGATTGTCTTCGCTCAGCGGCAGCAGCGGCTCCTCCGGGATATAGGACGGGCGGAAGAAATAGCTCCTTCCCCTGGCCAGGATGAGCGCACTCGGCTGCATCCCTTCGGCAATCTCCACAAAGGAGCGGAAAAATGTGGCCGTTTTGAGAAAGGCGGCCACCCATCCCACCTGTCGGTTCTTGAAATCTACAGGGGAAAAGGCGATAAAGTGCACCTGCCCGCGGGAATCCCTCTTGAGATTGATTCCGGCCTGGAGCGCCCCCATCCGGATGGGACCCAGGATGACGCCCCGCTCGAAACCGGAGATTTCGGCGTTCGCGTAGAGCTGCAAGGCGTCGTTTTTCCTGACAAAGAGCAGTTTGTCGTAGATCGGCGATCCCTCGAAGGTCCTGTGCTCCCTGTAGTGGGCGAAATAGGCAAGCACCTGGTCGAGGCTCGCCTGTAACCCGTACTGCATACTCATCCCCAGCGCCTGATTGGAAAAGAAATTCTGCAACACCTGAGACTGAGCGAGCTCCTGCAGGTCAAAGCGCCGCTCGCTGAAGTAGTATCCCAGCGCCTGGGCCCTTTTTTCGATCTCTCCACGCCATTGGGCAACAGAGGCCTTCCGCAGCTCCCTTTCCGAGCGCACAATGAAGGCAATCAGGCTTCCGGCAAGCAGCACCACCGCCACCGTCACCATAACAACCACAAGATTCGACCGATTCCAGAACTGCCGTTCCGTTCTGTCAGGCATGGTCTCCACGACAACTCCGCCGTCATCCCCGGCCGGGCGGCCGCCTGCCGGTGTTTGGCTCTCCATATACGACCTGTTCAACGTGCAAAGAACTCCGGGAAATACTCCAGCACGGTAGGATAGTACCTCTCCACCAACTCGGCATAGCGCCTCTCTTTCCGGACCTCCTGCAGATAGCGATTGAAGGCCCTGAGGAGCTCCGTCGACCCTTTCCGGAAAGCGCAGGCCATATGCTGCGGTTCCGAGATGGGACCCAGGATCTTGATATCGCCGGGCCACTTCTGGAGAGCCACCAGGGAATCGGGGACATCAAGAATTGTGGCGTCGGCTTTCCCGCCGAGCACCGCCGGGGCGAGCTCGTTGAGGTTCCCGTGGAAATGGACGATCTCGGCGCCGTGGGAGGCCAGTCCGTAGAGCGCCGGATCGACACAGGTATTCCTGACGCCCAGCACCGATAACCCCGCCACCTTCTCCTTGGTCAGTGCTATGTCACGGGAGAGATTCCCGGTGGGGACAATGGGTTTCACCGGCAGTGCGCTGTCCGCAATGAGCCAGACCTGGGTGATGAAGGTGGGATCGGAATAGGCCACCACCTCTTTCCGCCAGGGAAGCACGGTGAACCCCGTGGCGATGATATCGCCCTTAACCGGCACCCTCTGGCCTTCAATCACTTCTCCGTCGGCAAGCCGGACCTTTCGCCCGACAAGATCGCTGATCACACTCCCCCAGGTGGCTGGGACAAAGGAATAGTCCACTCCAAGATAGTCGGCAAAGCCCTTGGCGAGCTCGACGGAAAAGCCGTCACCGGCTCCGGTCACAAAGTTCGCGTAGGGGATACCGATATGGCGGAGTACGCCTCGTTCCCGAACCTCGGCCAATCCTCCGCCCTCCGCCGCAGTACGCGCCGTCGCGGTTCCGGTCGCAGCAACACAGAGGAGCAGCACTGCGGCAATCATCAGAAACCCCCATGAACGAATCATCATCAATCACCCTCTCCTGACGGTTCACGATCCTTCCATTCTCCTTATGGGAGCCCCAAAAATATACCACAACGATTGCCGACTGTTCAGATCATCGAGCTCGTGAACGGCTCAATAGCTGCGGATCTCCTTTCGCACCTTCTCCAGGATCTCCCGGGGCGGGGCCGCCAGATCGTTCCCCCCGGCCGTTGAACGGTCATCCGAAGCCAGGGTGCAGTCCATTCCGATCTTCGTCACCGTTCCCGCCCGCTCCTGGGGATCACAGCGATCGGCCCTCATCCCGGGGAGTGCGAGCAGATCCTCCTCTCCCCGGAATCTGGCCGCCAGGGCCCACTCCAGCTCCAGGGGATTCTCCGGGTCCACGTCGTCATCCACGGCCGTCACGAACTTCAGGAGATTGGTATGCCCCATGGCCAGGGCGATGGCCCGTCTGGCCTCGCCGGCCCGCGGCGCATGCAGCGTGACGACGGCGTGGAGACGGCCCATGCCGCCTTCGGTGACCACCACACGCTGAACGGCGGGGATCACCTCCTGCAGGGCCCTGCAGGTCGTCGCGGCGATGGCCTCGCCGCCGAGCAGGAGATGCTCCGGGGCGAAACCGGGCAGGATCGCCTGATAGAGGGGATCCCGCCTGTGGGTGAGCGCCGTCACCTTCACCAGCTGGCCCGGCCCATAGTGTTCGTAGAAGCCGTGGAACTCCGACACCGGTCCTTCGTCCACCAGGTTGCCGGGATGGAGATGCCCCTCCAGAACGATCTCCGCCTCGGCGGGGACCTCCAGGTCCACCGTTGTGCAGGGAACCAGCCGCAGCGGCTCGCCCAGGAGCGCACCGGCGATGTCGAACTCGTCGTGCCCCAGGGCGACATACATCTGCGAGGCAAGCAGAACGGCCGGGTGATTGCCGATAACGATGGCCAGCGGCAGCGATTCCCCCCGGGCCGTCGCCTTCTCCATCAGCCGGCTCAGATGATGTGAGGGGGAGATGCCCGCCAACAGGGTGTCTTCTTCCTCCTCGACCCTGAACCGGGCGATGGAGACATTCCGCTTGCCCGTCTCGGGATCCTTTGCCACAATGACACCGGCGGTGATGTAGGGTCCGCCCTCTCGTTCGAACCAGGTGGGAACGGGCAGACGCTCTTTCAGGCCGATGGGGGGCTCCATTCGGCATGCCTGCACGGGCCCGGAGGCAACGACCTCCGCCGCCCTGCCGGAGGTAATCCCCGCGATACATCGTCGTTGCAGTTCGGCCGGCGTATCGGCCCCCAGCAGGCGCGCGAGCCTCGCCCGCGTGGTGAAGAGATTTCCCACAACGGGCATGGTCGCACCGGCGACATTGCTGAAATAGAGCGCCGGCCCCCGCCGCTTCTCGGAGAGCACCGCACCGAGCTCGTATCGAAGCTCCACAGGCCGATCCACAACGTGGACCGCCCCCTGTTCCTCCAGCTGATTCAGTGCAGCACGCAAGCTCTGTTCCATGGGAGATGGATCACTCCTTTCCCGTAGCATAGTCCGCCACCCGCCATGAGAAAGCGCTCGGTCCCCGAGGGGGTG from Synergistales bacterium carries:
- a CDS encoding transporter substrate-binding domain-containing protein, which encodes MMIRSWGFLMIAAVLLLCVAATGTATARTAAEGGGLAEVRERGVLRHIGIPYANFVTGAGDGFSVELAKGFADYLGVDYSFVPATWGSVISDLVGRKVRLADGEVIEGQRVPVKGDIIATGFTVLPWRKEVVAYSDPTFITQVWLIADSALPVKPIVPTGNLSRDIALTKEKVAGLSVLGVRNTCVDPALYGLASHGAEIVHFHGNLNELAPAVLGGKADATILDVPDSLVALQKWPGDIKILGPISEPQHMACAFRKGSTELLRAFNRYLQEVRKERRYAELVERYYPTVLEYFPEFFAR
- a CDS encoding UbiD family decarboxylase, with product MEQSLRAALNQLEEQGAVHVVDRPVELRYELGAVLSEKRRGPALYFSNVAGATMPVVGNLFTTRARLARLLGADTPAELQRRCIAGITSGRAAEVVASGPVQACRMEPPIGLKERLPVPTWFEREGGPYITAGVIVAKDPETGKRNVSIARFRVEEEEDTLLAGISPSHHLSRLMEKATARGESLPLAIVIGNHPAVLLASQMYVALGHDEFDIAGALLGEPLRLVPCTTVDLEVPAEAEIVLEGHLHPGNLVDEGPVSEFHGFYEHYGPGQLVKVTALTHRRDPLYQAILPGFAPEHLLLGGEAIAATTCRALQEVIPAVQRVVVTEGGMGRLHAVVTLHAPRAGEARRAIALAMGHTNLLKFVTAVDDDVDPENPLELEWALAARFRGEEDLLALPGMRADRCDPQERAGTVTKIGMDCTLASDDRSTAGGNDLAAPPREILEKVRKEIRSY